The following coding sequences lie in one Mucilaginibacter sp. KACC 22773 genomic window:
- a CDS encoding TlpA disulfide reductase family protein produces MKKGILMILTALAPCIASAQTANNFTITGHIGTLNAPAKAYLDYMDNMDNGANHTDSAVLVNGNFKFTGHNSGYATARMALSHDGGGKDRAIYMPASDVIYIYFGKENVEITSKDSLANAIFTGSKVYNEYQAYVKTTGGTVMQFAKEANAEITSSPELQNDQEFVKEVGERYHKKMDDHFAKQIQFAKDHPDSYFGLVGLSEGIGNKFDPKIVKPIFNALKKEYQLTDVGKELKQRIEAMENIVIGAQAPAFTQNDVNGKPVSLASYKGKYVLVDFWASWCSPCRAENPNLVDQYKIYKAKGFEILSVSLDSDHSKWVNAIAADNLTWTHVSDLKGWNNAVGHLYGVRAVPQNFLLDKDGKVIGVNLIGEELNKKLAETFKN; encoded by the coding sequence ATGAAAAAAGGAATTTTAATGATCCTTACCGCTTTGGCACCATGCATCGCATCTGCACAAACAGCCAACAATTTTACAATTACCGGTCATATCGGTACGCTAAACGCGCCTGCCAAAGCTTATCTCGACTATATGGATAACATGGACAATGGGGCAAACCACACCGACTCGGCTGTGCTGGTTAACGGAAATTTCAAGTTTACCGGCCATAACTCGGGCTATGCTACCGCACGTATGGCGCTATCGCACGATGGCGGTGGTAAAGACCGGGCTATTTACATGCCTGCTTCCGACGTGATCTATATTTATTTTGGTAAAGAAAATGTTGAGATCACCTCCAAGGACTCCCTGGCTAACGCTATTTTCACCGGATCAAAAGTTTATAACGAATATCAGGCTTATGTAAAAACCACCGGCGGCACGGTAATGCAGTTTGCAAAAGAAGCTAACGCCGAGATCACCAGTTCACCGGAATTGCAAAACGACCAGGAATTTGTAAAGGAAGTAGGCGAGCGGTATCATAAAAAAATGGATGACCATTTTGCTAAGCAAATCCAGTTTGCCAAAGATCATCCTGATTCTTACTTCGGCCTGGTGGGGCTGTCTGAAGGTATAGGAAATAAATTTGATCCTAAAATAGTTAAGCCCATTTTCAATGCCCTTAAAAAAGAATACCAGTTAACAGATGTTGGTAAGGAGTTAAAGCAACGTATTGAGGCTATGGAGAACATCGTTATTGGTGCGCAGGCACCGGCATTTACTCAAAATGATGTAAACGGCAAGCCGGTTTCTTTAGCCAGCTACAAGGGTAAATATGTATTGGTAGATTTTTGGGCAAGCTGGTGCTCGCCATGTCGCGCCGAAAACCCTAACCTGGTTGATCAGTATAAAATATACAAGGCCAAAGGTTTTGAGATCCTTTCTGTATCACTTGATAGCGATCATAGCAAGTGGGTAAACGCTATTGCTGCCGATAATCTTACCTGGACTCACGTATCCGATTTAAAAGGTTGGAACAACGCTGTTGGTCACCTTTATGGCGTAAGGGCTGTACCGCAAAACTTTTTACTTGATAAAGATGGTAAAGTAATAGGCGTGAACCTGATAGGAGAAGAATTGAACAAAAAACTGGCCGAAACATTTAAAAACTAA
- a CDS encoding trypsin-like peptidase domain-containing protein, giving the protein MKKFHFVFLVAVLLIQYAYAQQNKTNKTEEVLKAGIQKAYPACVRMWSYDTSANKRTGGQFSGVVVDKEHHILTAAHVTWPGLTYKVMFPDGREAIAVALGKIELAADKTLPDVAIMQIITKGDWPYADMGSSARLILSEPLISIAYPESLNQDKPTVRFGHVTEVKNSRGFIKSTCMMEPGDSGGPLFNLSGNVVGLHSAIEVPEDANYDVPVDLYKKYWKSLMRPAVYHTLPDSVPVSVPPVSKRMFNELSTAHLSKHIGTCVAIRSNFNGVSQQALGALFSVDGLHFKTIKSHTIIVSKSSIVADAPIVMIGKKIVEATVISRDKENDLVLLVPASDIKGGITYQEICKDTTFNLIPGTFLRSPQPDTSDVTGVLGSKLFLLPKVVNAGYLGVFVGDNNAAASALWIKPLSPAAKNGLLAKDEVNYINGLAIRTAGDFKAEMQNHWPGDTLTLKVKRGGALITKTLVLGTVPAVHFDHPAELFTGGKSGRRDGFKDVFAHDSMLTPQRCGGPVFDNYGRFYGVNIGRYSRAVSITVPSKIVCKFIADTL; this is encoded by the coding sequence ATGAAGAAATTTCATTTCGTTTTCCTGGTAGCTGTGTTGCTAATACAATATGCATATGCTCAGCAAAACAAAACAAACAAAACCGAAGAAGTGTTGAAAGCGGGTATTCAAAAAGCTTATCCCGCTTGTGTGCGTATGTGGAGCTACGATACATCGGCCAATAAACGTACCGGCGGGCAGTTTAGCGGGGTAGTGGTTGATAAGGAGCATCACATACTAACCGCTGCGCACGTTACCTGGCCAGGCCTTACCTATAAAGTAATGTTCCCGGATGGAAGAGAGGCTATTGCTGTTGCGTTGGGTAAGATAGAATTAGCAGCTGATAAAACCCTTCCTGATGTAGCCATAATGCAGATCATTACAAAAGGCGACTGGCCATATGCCGATATGGGGAGTTCGGCAAGGCTTATTTTATCGGAACCATTGATTAGTATTGCTTATCCAGAAAGCTTGAACCAGGATAAACCTACCGTAAGATTTGGTCATGTAACCGAGGTGAAAAACAGCCGTGGGTTTATCAAATCAACTTGTATGATGGAGCCCGGCGATTCAGGAGGTCCGCTGTTTAATCTTTCGGGGAATGTAGTCGGCTTGCACAGCGCAATTGAAGTTCCTGAAGATGCAAACTACGACGTGCCGGTTGACCTTTATAAAAAGTACTGGAAAAGCTTAATGCGCCCGGCAGTTTATCATACGTTGCCCGATAGTGTGCCGGTATCAGTTCCGCCGGTTAGCAAAAGAATGTTTAACGAGCTTTCCACTGCCCATTTATCCAAACATATCGGTACCTGTGTAGCTATCCGCAGCAATTTTAATGGTGTTAGCCAGCAGGCTTTGGGCGCGCTTTTTTCTGTTGATGGATTGCATTTTAAGACAATTAAAAGCCATACCATCATCGTAAGTAAAAGTTCGATAGTAGCCGATGCACCGATAGTGATGATCGGAAAAAAAATAGTTGAAGCGACTGTTATTTCCCGGGATAAAGAAAACGATCTTGTACTTTTAGTGCCTGCATCTGATATCAAGGGAGGAATAACTTATCAAGAAATTTGTAAGGATACTACTTTCAATTTAATACCGGGCACTTTTTTGCGATCGCCACAGCCCGATACATCAGATGTAACCGGGGTTTTAGGGAGTAAACTGTTTTTACTTCCCAAAGTGGTAAATGCAGGTTATCTTGGCGTGTTTGTGGGTGATAACAACGCGGCTGCATCTGCTTTATGGATAAAACCACTTTCGCCAGCGGCAAAAAATGGTCTGCTTGCAAAAGACGAGGTGAACTACATAAACGGTTTAGCAATACGCACCGCAGGTGATTTTAAAGCGGAGATGCAAAATCACTGGCCGGGAGATACCTTAACGTTAAAGGTAAAAAGAGGTGGCGCTTTAATCACCAAAACTTTGGTGCTTGGTACTGTCCCTGCGGTACATTTTGATCACCCGGCAGAATTGTTTACAGGTGGCAAAAGTGGTAGGAGGGATGGTTTTAAGGACGTATTTGCACATGATTCAATGCTAACTCCACAAAGGTGCGGCGGACCGGTATTTGATAACTATGGTCGTTTTTACGGTGTTAATATAGGGCGATACAGCAGGGCAGTTAGTATTACCGTGCCATCAAAAATAGTTTGTAAATTTATTGCTGATACACTGTAG
- a CDS encoding helix-turn-helix domain-containing protein — MKNNIPKVIKLGSITEIHRLLGIPGPAHPLISLLDTRDERINLSRLPVSYVTTLYKISFINKLGGKFRYGQGYYDFDEGSMVFTAPNQVVGSTAIYKGNEGYSLIFHQDFLHGYPLAVKIKQYGFFSYASNEALHLSEQERATISAVFTIIQEELNSRIDDFSHEVVIAQIELLLSYARRFYKRQFLTRQAASSDLLLRLEELLESYFKEDKPANQGLPTVQYLAEQLNYTPNYLSDMLRSLTGLNVQQHIHEKLIGRSKELLTTTTLTISEIAYQLGFEHSQSFSRLFKTKTRLSPVQFRQAFN, encoded by the coding sequence ATGAAAAACAACATACCAAAAGTTATTAAACTCGGATCGATAACGGAAATACATCGTTTGCTCGGTATCCCGGGGCCTGCTCACCCGCTGATCAGTTTATTGGATACCAGGGACGAACGGATCAACCTGAGTCGCCTGCCGGTAAGCTATGTTACCACACTTTACAAAATATCTTTTATTAATAAGTTAGGTGGTAAATTCAGATATGGGCAGGGGTATTATGATTTTGACGAGGGAAGTATGGTTTTTACAGCACCGAACCAGGTAGTGGGCAGTACAGCGATTTATAAGGGAAACGAGGGGTATTCTTTGATTTTCCATCAGGATTTTCTCCATGGTTATCCGCTTGCTGTTAAAATAAAACAATACGGTTTCTTTTCCTACGCTTCAAACGAGGCGTTACACCTTTCTGAGCAGGAAAGGGCGACCATTTCTGCCGTTTTTACCATTATTCAGGAAGAATTGAACAGCCGGATAGATGATTTTAGCCACGAAGTAGTTATCGCACAGATCGAATTGCTATTGAGTTACGCCAGGCGCTTTTACAAAAGACAATTTCTGACCCGGCAGGCAGCCAGCAGCGATCTGCTGCTTCGGCTGGAAGAATTACTCGAGTCTTATTTTAAGGAAGATAAGCCGGCCAATCAGGGATTGCCTACTGTACAATACCTGGCTGAACAGTTAAACTATACACCGAACTATTTAAGTGATATGCTGCGCTCACTCACCGGACTAAACGTACAGCAGCATATTCATGAAAAGCTCATCGGGCGATCTAAAGAATTACTCACTACTACCACTTTAACCATCAGTGAAATAGCTTACCAATTAGGGTTTGAGCATTCCCAGTCCTTCAGCCGGCTTTTTAAAACCAAGACCAGGCTTTCGCCTGTACAGTTCAGGCAAGCGTTTAATTAA